A region of Betta splendens chromosome 13, fBetSpl5.4, whole genome shotgun sequence DNA encodes the following proteins:
- the psmd2 gene encoding 26S proteasome non-ATPase regulatory subunit 2 yields MEGTKNKENKQPEKTDEKEKDKEKGQQPKDKEKKEEQELSEEDKQLQEDLEMMVERLSEKNTALYHPALEELRRQIRSSTTSMTSVPKPLKFLRPHYGKLKEIYEGMAPGENKRFCADVVSVLAMTMSGERECLKYRLLGSQEELASWGHEYVRHLAGEVAKEWQEVEENDKVQQETLLKLVKEIVPYNMAHNAEHEACDLLMEIERLDMLEDYIDENAYGKVCLYLTSCVSYVPEPENSALLRCALNIFRKFNRYPEALRLALMLNDVELVENIFTSCKDIVIQKQMAFMLGRHGMFLELNEDVEDYEDLTEIMSNVQLNSNFLALARELDIMEPKVPDDIYKTHLENNRFGSSGSQVDSARMNLASSFVNGFVNAAFGQDKLLTDDGNKWLYKNKDHGMLSAAASLGMILLWDVDGGLTQIDKYLYSSEDYIKSGALLACGIVNSGVRNECDPALALLSDYVLHNSNVMRIGAIFGLGLAYAGSNREDVLSLLLPVMGDSKSSMEVVGVTALACGMIAVGSCNGDVTSTIVQTIMEKNEQELKDTYARWLPLGLGLNHLGKGEAIETTLAALQVVPEPFRSFANTLVDICAYAGSGNVLKVQQLLHICSEHYEAKDKDKEDDKDKKDKKDKEKKESAADMGSHQGVAVLGIALIAMGEEIGSEMALRTFGHLLRYGEPTLRRAVPLALALISVSNPRLNILDTLSKFSHDADPEVSHNSIFAMGMVGSGTNNARLAAMLRQLAQYHAKDPNNLFMVRLAQGLTHLGKGTLTLCPYHSDRQLMSQVAVAGLLTVLVSFLDVKNIILGKSHYILYGLVAAMQPRMLVTFDEELRPLPISVRVGQAVDVVGQAGKPKAITGFQTHTTPVLLAHGERAELATEEYLPVTPILEGFVILRKNPNYET; encoded by the exons ATGGAGGGGacaaaaaataaagagaataaGCAGCCCGAAAAGACTGAtgagaaggagaaagacaagGAAAAGGGCCAACAGCCCAAGgacaaggagaagaaagaggagcaaGAATTG TCAGAGGAGGATAAGCAGTTACAAGAGGATCTGGAGATGATGGTGGAGAGACTGAGT gagaaaaacacagcattgtACCATCCAGCATTGGAGGAGCTGCGTAGACAAATCCGTTCCTCCACCACTTCCATGACCTCAGTACCCAAGCCTCTCAAATTCCTGCGCCCACACTATGGCAAACTCAAAGAGATCTATGAGGGCATGGCTCCAGGAGAGAACAAG CGTTTCTGTGCTGACGTTGTGTCAGTGCTGGCCATGACAATGAGTGGCGAGAGGGAATGCCTGAAGTACCGTCTGTTGGGTTCACAGGAAGAGTTGGCCTCCTGGGGTCATGAATATGTTAG GCATCTGGCAGGTGAGGTAGCTAAGGAGTGGCAGGAGGTAGAGGAGAATGACAAAGTGCAACAGGAGACGCTGTTGAAACTAGTCAAGGAGATTGTGCCCTACAACATGGCACACAATGCGGAGCATGAGGCCTGTGACCTGCTGATGGAGATTGAAAGGCTGGACATGCTGGAAGACTATATTGATGAAAATGCCTATGGAAAGGTGTGCCTCTACCTCACTAG TTGTGTGAGTTATGTTCCTGAGCCAGAAAATTCAGCACTCTTGAGATGTGCCTTGAACATCTTCAGAAAGTTCAACCGTTATCCGGAGGCCCTTCGACTGGCCCTGATGCTAAACGATGTGGAGCTAGTAGAAAACATCTTTACATCCTGCAAAGACAT AGTCATCCAGAAGCAGATGGCCTTCATGCTGGGTCGCCATGGCATGTTTCTTGAGCTTAACGAGGATGTGGAGGACTATGAGGATCTGACAGAGATAATGTCCAATGTGCAGCTCAACAGCAACTTCTTGGCTCTGGCCAGAGAG TTAGACATCATGGAGCCTAAAGTCCCAGATGACATCTACAAAACACACTTGGAAAACAACA GGTTTGGAAGCAGTGGCTCACAGGTGGACTCTGCCCGTATGAACTTGGCATCTTCCTTTGTGAATGGTTTTGTCAACGCAGCGTTTGGTCAGGACAAGCTGCTCACAGATGATGGCAACAAGTGGTTGTACAAGAACAAGGACCACg GGATGTTAAGTGCTGCAGCCTCCTTGGGCATGATCCTGCTTTGGGATGTGGATGGTGGTCTGACCCAGATTGACAAATACCTTTATTCGTCAGAGGACTACATCAAA TCTGGGGCGCTCTTGGCCTGTGGCATTGTAAACTCAGGTGTAAGGAACGAATGTGACCCAGCCCTGGCCCTTCTGTCTGACTATGTACTCCACAACAGCAATGTCATGAGGATAGGCGCCATCTTTGG ACTGGGCCTGGCCTATGCTGGTTCAAACAGGGAAGATGTGCTGTCTTTGCTTCTCCCTGTCATGGGTGACTCCAAATCCAGTATGGAG GTTGTTGGAGTGACTGCGCTGGCATGTGGTATGATCGCAGTTGGGTCTTGTAACGGTGATGTGACTTCTACCATCGTCCAAACTATTATGGAGAAAAATGAACAGGAGCTGAAGGACACATATGCCCGCTGGCTGCCTCTCGGCCTTGGACTCAACCACTTAG GTAAAGGAGAAGCAATTGAGACGACCTTGGCTGCACTACAGGTTGTACCTGAGCCTTTCCGCAGCTTTGCGAATACACTAGTGGATATATGTGCATATGCAG GCTCTGGTAATGTTCTAAAAGTGCAACAGCTTCTCCATATCTGCAGCGAGCACTATGAGGccaaggacaaagacaaagaggatGACAAGGACAAGAAAGataagaaagacaaagaaaagaaggagtCTGCTGCCGACATGGGTTCACACCAG GGTGTAGCCGTTCTGGGTATTGCCCTGATTGCGATGGGAGAGGAGATTGGCTCTGAAATGGCACTGCGAACATTTGGACATCTG CTGCGTTATGGTGAGCCCACACTAAGGCGAGCAGTGCCTTTAGCCCTGGCTCTTATATCAGTGTCCAACCCTCGTCTGAACATCTTAGACACCCTCAGCAAGTTTTCCCATGATGCTGACCCCGAGGTCTCCCACAATTCCATCTTTGCCATGGGCATGGTGGGCAGTG GCACAAATAACGCCCGTCTGGCTGCCATGCTGAGGCAGCTGGCTCAGTatcacgccaaagaccccaacAATCTCTTCATGGTCCGGCTGGCTCAG GGTCTGACTCACCTGGGCAAAGGCACACTGACACTCTGTCCCTACCATAGTGACAGGCAGCTGATGAGTCAGGTTGCCGTGGCAGGGCTGCTCACTGTACTCGTTTCCTTCCTTGATGTCAAAAACA TAATCCTCGGGAAGTCTCACTACATTCTCTATGGGCTGGTAGCCGCCATGCAGCCACGTATGCTGGTCACATTTGATGAGGAGCTCCGTCCGCTGCCGATATCTGTCAGAGTTGGACAG GCTGTGGATGTCGTGGGCCAGGCGGGCAAGCCAAAGGCCATCACAGGTTTCCAGACTCACACCACACCTGTGTTGCTGGCACATGGAGAGAGGGCTGAGCTAGCCACGGAAGAGTACCTCCCAGTCACTCCCATCCTGGAGGGCTTTGTAATTCTGCGCAAGAACCCCAACTATGAAACCTAG
- the prss16 gene encoding thymus-specific serine protease, whose translation MAFQLCGFKFASLLLLCLFAFGEGRYKSFVRFNKVQNTNRKVVFEEQWFIQRLDHFNGEDSRVWKQRYFVNEAFYKPGGPVFLMIGGEGPANPGWMQEGSWITYAEKLGALCLMLEHRFYGKSHPTDDLSTDNLRYLSSRQALADLAHFRTVIAENRGLTNRKWVAFGGSYPGSLAAWFRLKYPHLVHAAAATSAPVYAKVNFPEYLEVVWRSLASENPECPLLVKKAADILAERLNDPKTYDNITKDFNLCSKLQIQTQTDSAYFLETLAGNFMDVVQYNEDNRGFEGAIGTNITIKVLCDVMADASLGDPYYRYAAVAKLMMETFSIKCLEAGFSAYVRDMTNTSWKGPAAGGGRQWVYQTCTEFGFYQSTDSPNQPFTGFPLPYHVQQCADFYNISAEELDQTVAETNEYYGGYNIRSSRIVFPNGSIDPWHALGITRDITSDLPAVFIKGTAHCANMYPARSEDLPQLTMARDHIFLLLQQWLKE comes from the exons ATGGCTTTTCAGCTCTGTGGGTTCAAATTCGCTTCGTTACTCCTGTTGTGTCTCTTTGCTTTTGGAGAGGGGAGATACAAGAGTTTTGTAAGGTTTAATAAGGTGCAAAATACCAACCGGAAAGTTGTGTTTGAGGAGCAGTGGTTCATTCAGAGACTGGACCACTTCAATGGTGAAGACAGCAGAGTGTGGAAGCAG agGTACTTTGTAAATGAGGCCTTCTACAAACCAGGGGGTCCAGTATTTCTCATGATAGGTGGAGAGGGTCCAGCAAACCCAGGATGGATGCAGGAAGGCTCCTGGATCACCTACGCAGAGAAACTGGGGGCGCTTTGCCTAATGCTGGAGCATCGCTTCTACGGAAAGAGTCACCCGACAGA TGACCTCAGCACAGACAATCTGCGTTACCTCAGCAGTCGTCAGGCGTTGGCTGACTTGGCTCACTTTCGCACTGTGATTGCCGAGAATCGAGGCCTGACCAACAGGAAGTGGGTGGCGTTCGGGGGGTCGTACCCGGGCTCTCTCGCCGCTTGGTTCAGGCTGAAATACCCTCACCTTGTCCACGCTGCTGCGGCTACAAGTGCACCTGTTTACGCCAAGGTCAACTTCCCAG AgtatttagaggttgtgtggcGTTCGCTGGCCTCAGAGAATCCAGAGTGCCCCCTACTGGTGAAGAAGGCTGCAGACATCCTTGCAGAACGGCTGAACGACCCCAAGACCTACGACAACATCACTAAAGACttcaa CTTGTGTTCCAAACTGCAGATCCAGACGCAAACTGACTCAGCCTATTTCCTGGAAACACTTGCTGGCAATTTCATGGATGTGGTCCAGTACAATGAAGACAACAGGGGATTTGAG GGTGCGATAGGCACCAACATCACCATCAAAGTGCTGTGCGACGTGATGGCTGACGCCTCGCTGGGGGACCCGTATTACCGCTACGCTGCTGTGGCCAAGCTCATGATGGAGACCTTCTCCATCAAATGCCTGGAGGCGGGCTTCAGTGCGTACGTCAGGGACATGACTAACACGTCGTGGAAgggcccagcagctggaggag gGCGACAGTGGGTCTATCAGACCTGCACGGAGTTTGGATTCTACCAGAGCACAGATTCACCCAACCAACCCTTCACAGGCTTCCCTCTTCC ATATCATGTACAACAGTGTGCAGACTTCTACAATATCAGCGCTGAGGAACTAGACCAGACTGTGGCTGAGACCAATGAGTATTATGGCGGCTACAACATCCGCTCCTCAAGAATAGTTTTCCCAAACGGATCCATTGACCCGTGGCACGCCTTAGGAATCACCCGGGACATCACATCTGACCTCCCAGCCGTTTTCATCAAAG GAACAGCCCACTGCGCCAACATGTACCCAGCTCGAAGTGAGGACCTGCCCCAGCTGACTATGGCCCGTGACCACATCTTCTTGCTCCTTCAGCAGTGGTTGAAGGAGTGA